aatattttgcttcatcaaaaaatggaaacatggatttatatattcaaacaGCAATTATGGCAGCTAACCCAGTTCTTGAAGCTTTTGGTAATGCTAAGACaataagaaataataactCATCCCGTTTTGGTCGTTTTATGCAGTTGGCTATATCTCATGAAGGAGGTATACGAAACGGTTCAGTTgttgcatttttattagaAAAATCAAGAATTATAACTCAAGATGATAATGAAAGATCATAtcacatattttatcagCTTTTAAAAGGTGCAGATAAAAACATGAAAGCTAAATTGGGTTTGAAAGACATTAaagattataaattattgaaTCCAAACTCACCTGATGTTGATGGCATAGATGATGTAAAGGATTTTCAAGAAGTAGTAAcctctttaaaaaatatgcaattaGCTGATGATCAAATTGAAGTAATATTCTCAATCCTTGCAGGTATTTTAACATTAGGTAATGTTAGAATAGTAGAAAAGGCTGAAGCTGGTTTATCTGACGCTGCAGGAATTCATAATGATGATatggaaatatttaaaaaagcatGTGAATTAATGTATTTAGATCCTGAATTAGTAAAGAGAGAGTTATTAATTAAAGTTACAATTGCTGGTGGAAATAGAATTGAAGGAAGATGGAATCAAAAGGATGCAGATGTATTGAAATTGTCTTTATGTAAAGCAAtgtatgaaaaattatttttatggatTATAAAGAATTTAAATAGTCGAATTGAGCCAAAAGACGGatttaaatcatttatGGGTATGTTAGATATTTTCGGTTTTgaagtttttaaaaataactcATTAGaacaattatttattaacattaCAAATGAAATGTTACAGAAAAATTTTGTTGATATTGTATTTGAAAGAGAATCTAAATTATATAGAGATGAAGGAATATCAACAGCTGAATTAGTTTACACATCTAACAAAGAAGTAATTAGTGTATTGTGTGAAAGAGGAAAATCagttttatcatatttagaAGATCAATGTTTAGCACCAGGAGGATCAGATGAGAAATTTGTAAATGCATGTGTTGTAAATTTAAAGAgcaatgaaaaatttatacCAGCAAAAGTTGCATCAAACAAAAATTTCATAATACAGCATACTATTGGTCCAATTCAATATTGCTCTGATAACTTTTTGCTTAAAAACAAAGATGTATTAAGAGGAGAATTAGTTGAAATCATTTTAGGTTCTGAAAATAAGATAGTTAGTGGATTATTTGAAGGTCAAGTAATTGAAAAGGGTAAAATGGCTAAAGGTTCATTAATCGGTTCccaatttttaaatcaatTAACTTCTTTAATGACATTAATTAATAGTACTGAACCACATTTCATTAGATGTATCAAACCAAATGAAAACAAGAAACCATTAGAATGGTGTGAACCAAAAATATTGATTCAATTACACGCCTTATCTATTTTAGAAGCCCTTGTTTTAAGACAATTAGGATATTCATATAGAAGAACATTCGATGAATTCTTGTAccaatttaaatttgtagACATAAGTACTTCTGAAAATTCTGCACTTGATAGTAgagaaaaatgtaataagaTATTAAAGCTTTCGGGTCTTTCTGATGATATGCTTAAAATAGGAAAAACAATGGTATTTTTGAAACAAGACGGCGCAAAAATGTTGTCGAAAATCCAAAGAGAAAAACTTGTAGAATGGGAAAATTGTGTAAGTGTAATTGAAGCTGCAATTATGAAGTACAAGCACAAACAAAATGTTGACAATAACGTATCTTCTCTTATGAGAGTTCAAGCTCATATAAGAAAGAGAATGGTTGCTTAAGGGGAGAGCACAGACCGAGATAGAGTTTATGCACAAGATAGCAAACACATGCATGCAcacatattcattttttcgtttgtttgtatttttttgtataatatattttatttttttgtatattactCCGACGTTAATTTGATTTACTtgctattttattattatatatttttttcgatgTCATAACTATagtatagtatatatagatatgaATATAACAACTTTGTCCTCAATCcgtgttttatatatgtatacatatatgtatgtatatcaTCAAACGgaaattgttttattaaatatattttaaagatCATTtggcaaaaaataaataaagtgTTTCCcttatgtatacatatatatgtataaataaagggGTATGGtgttcatatataatatttgaatttgtttgttttttttgtaactatttttaaaacaaggtgagaatatttatagtttgaaagaaaacatttataaaaaaatttaagaaaaaCTGTTAAGGTggtaaaaaatgttatttaatatttggtATGGTTGCAAtgaacataaaaattggaaataaaaaaaaatcagacaaaaaatgtaagaGAGTGTGGTTATAAGTTGTCCTAATTATCTAGCTTCATATTGCATAACTATAAGGAGGaaagaaattataaaagatatagtatggatgtaatatatatataacataaaaCGAATAATTATGTAATGGTATGATgcataataaaagaaaatggtTTACCTCTTCGGCTTcttttcttaaaaaatattttcgaTCCACAATTTTTACACCTCAATGATGCATTAGGTGGTATTACTGTATCAATTCCGCATTCtgatcaaaaatataaaaatgaacgtgaataaatataatggaTAATCATAAAAAACTATACTGAACTCtcattcatatattatacataaatatgagacaaaaaaatatataatttgaaaactgttttttcttaatatatgcatacctccacaaatataaacaacTGGTTCGGTTGATATGTCTTCGTCGTGCTCtcttatatacatttttgggaattatatttatttaattgtttgtttatattagaTGAATggtataattttaaataagtaGTTAATCTtgtttgaatttttattatttatattttgtccTCTAAAATTcgtttaataaaataaaattccatatatatataaactcctttcaatatattcaattatttatacGCGATTAATGTAAAGAGAATCAAAGGAATAGTTTATtcgatttatatttttttaaatgtttcGATTTGTTTCGTTCtgtacaaaaataatgtataaaaattcgatttttggattttttaaattgttatataagatattaatttttatgataatattgGCAGAACAACgcttaattttaaaaaattgttattcaattattctttattatttttttgtatttttttataaaaattgtatttatgtaatgacttatataatgaatagTTACATGAATATCGAAACCCTATAaaggtatatatttatattatcgtTGCTactggaaaataaaataaataaaacggCATGCATATAAAGTCACATTACCATCACaattttaaacaaaatgtagaatgcaaaaatatgttaaatcTCCTTATAAATAGTtcaataaaacaataaccacaagttttataattgtatTAACATTTCAGTAAAAGCCTATGAATAGGAGtattcattaaataatttgtatatggctttatttatatattatatatgtgcatacaataaaaaaaattatatgtactttttattttataatttccaCCCCttacaatttaaatttcaaaatataaaaacctttttaaataaaataaataaaacccaatattttatgtgttttataaattattaattttcccttgtatttattatgtttgtACCAAATTTGTACACTAGGATataatagtaaaatattatagcCTAGCGTAAatgcaataaaaatatatgtgaattatttttatactatcatatgtaaattttatttttttttaaacttgtattttatgtatatataaagaataataattaagaaaaagaaaacaccaaaaaaaaatgaaataattatactTAGGAtatgttaaatatatatatgtgtattgTGATGTTTGTTAATTGTTGTTGTTAAGTCCACTGTGAAAAGGTGGGTTATTGtttgcataatttttataccaTGATAcactaattttatttgagcCCTTTCGCTAATATATACtttcaataatatttattttgaatcATATTTTGGTATGCTCGTGTTATAAGTTTATATTACCCACCTTTTTGAAGAAGGGGGaataataacatatatgaatgctttttatttgtatgaAATAGTTAATTGTATTGTGTaactataaaataattgaaccatatatattattatatatttatatatatatgtttgtttattttataactcTTGAagaataagtatatattgtttGTACATTATTTATGGGAGTACATAGGGCGATAGCGTCTAAAAAATcgttttacattttttgaacATAAggaataacatttttatacatatttttcaaatactTATTGAGAAAAGCTGTTAAAATAGTTTGGTACTTATCTTATACCCATCCAAAAATCAgaagaatataaagaatTGCTTATTTAACTAATTTGGCTAGTCCTGTGATTAttgtttctttattatactTAAAAGAAACACACACATATTCACAATGCCCTTTTAGGAAATAGTTCAATtgaattttcataaaacatttatttatatattttgaagaaaataagtttatttcaaaatagCTAATCAAATTAAAGtctaaaaaatgaatgacataaaaaagataGTAATCGATGAAATAAGGAGGAACTTGGTTTATAATAAACCAACAGGACCAATAATGAGTTTAAAAGATATTTTAACATTAAGCCAAGAACAGGAATCTCAATTTAACAAAGACGTTCATGGTTTAGGGTTACATGTAAATAGTATCCATCATAACTCAACtccatcatttttatatgaaatggctttaaaatatgaaacaaattcatatataacaaGTACAGGAGCATTGTGTTGTACATCTGGTGAAAAGACAGGCAGATCACCATCGGATAAAAGGATTGTAAAAGAAAGTAGTTCcgaaaatgatatatgGTGGGGTAATGTCAATATACCAATAAAAGAGAAATcttatgaaataaataagggCAGAGCTAtagattatttaaatttacagccaaatttatatgtaatagATGCGTATGCAGGTTGGGATGAAAGTTGTCGAATAAAAATCCGTGTTATAACATCTAGAGCATATCatgcattatatatgttaaatatgttaataCCACCCAAAACAGCAGAAGAAATTCAAAACTTTGTACCcgattttattatatataatgctgGTGATTTTCCATCAAATA
This region of Plasmodium chabaudi chabaudi strain AS genome assembly, chromosome: 13 genomic DNA includes:
- a CDS encoding myosin A, putative, with amino-acid sequence MAVTNEELKTAHKIVRRVSNIEAFDKSGVVFKGYQIWTNISPTIEEDPNVMFVKCVVQHGSNQDKLNVVQIDPPGNGTPYEIDIKNAWNCNSQVDPMSFGDIGLLNHTNTPCVLDFLKHRYLKNQIYTTACPLIVAINPYKNLGNTTDEWIRKYRDAADHTRLPPHIFSCAREALANLHGVNKSQTIIVSGESGAGKTEATKQIMKYFASSKNGNMDLYIQTAIMAANPVLEAFGNAKTIRNNNSSRFGRFMQLAISHEGGIRNGSVVAFLLEKSRIITQDDNERSYHIFYQLLKGADKNMKAKLGLKDIKDYKLLNPNSPDVDGIDDVKDFQEVVTSLKNMQLADDQIEVIFSILAGILTLGNVRIVEKAEAGLSDAAGIHNDDMEIFKKACELMYLDPELVKRELLIKVTIAGGNRIEGRWNQKDADVLKLSLCKAMYEKLFLWIIKNLNSRIEPKDGFKSFMGMLDIFGFEVFKNNSLEQLFINITNEMLQKNFVDIVFERESKLYRDEGISTAELVYTSNKEVISVLCERGKSVLSYLEDQCLAPGGSDEKFVNACVVNLKSNEKFIPAKVASNKNFIIQHTIGPIQYCSDNFLLKNKDVLRGELVEIILGSENKIVSGLFEGQVIEKGKMAKGSLIGSQFLNQLTSLMTLINSTEPHFIRCIKPNENKKPLEWCEPKILIQLHALSILEALVLRQLGYSYRRTFDEFLYQFKFVDISTSENSALDSREKCNKILKLSGLSDDMLKIGKTMVFLKQDGAKMLSKIQREKLVEWENCVSVIEAAIMKYKHKQNVDNNVSSLMRVQAHIRKRMVA
- a CDS encoding DNA-directed RNA polymerases I, II, and III subunit RPABC4, putative, with product MYIREHDEDISTEPVVYICGECGIDTVIPPNASLRCKNCGSKIFFKKRSRRVMQYEAR